The following coding sequences lie in one Carassius carassius chromosome 1, fCarCar2.1, whole genome shotgun sequence genomic window:
- the LOC132096352 gene encoding gastrula zinc finger protein XlCGF8.2DB-like, which produces MEFVKDENEENMREPETWRIKHEEPETWRIKHEEPETWRIKHEEQGGQMKMKEERQDLKEVDEKYEDKKAPDVNEENAASCSIKKTEVKRPFSCSQCGKSYTQKGQLKIHLVTHSSEKPFTCPQCGKTFWYKASLKKHMLIHTGIKSFSCSQCGKSFTLKEHLNNHLLTHSSEKPFSCSQCGNTFWYKASLKNHMLIHAGIKPFSCAQCGRSFTQKGHLKSHLVTHTSVKPFTCPRCEKTFSCKASLKKHMSIHAGIKSFSCSQCGRSFTQKGQLKIHLLTHTS; this is translated from the exons ATGGAGTTTGTTAAAGATGAGAATGAAGAGAACATGAgagaaccagaaacctggagaataaaacacgaggaaccagaaacctggagaataaaacacgaggaaccagaaacttggagaataaaacacgaggaacaagGAG GCCAgatgaaaatgaaagaagaaaGACAAGATCTGAAAGAGGTGGATGAGAAATATGAGGATAAGAAAGCTCCCGATGTCAATGAAGAAAATGCAGCTAGTTGCAGCATTAAAAAAACAGAAGTCAAAaggcctttcagctgctctcagtgtggaaagagttataCACAGAAAGGACAACTTAAGATTCATTTGGTAACTCACTCCTCAGAAAAACCTTTcacctgccctcagtgtggaaaaaCTTTCTGGTATAAAGCAAGCCTTAAGAAGCACATGCTTATTCATACTGGGATAAAGTCTTTCAGCtgttctcagtgtggaaagagttttacactgaAAGAACACCTTAATAATCATTTGTTAACTCACTCTTCAGAAaaacctttcagctgctctcagtgtggaaacactttCTGGTATAAAGCAAGCCTTAAGaatcacatgttaattcatgctggaataaagcctttcagctgTGCTCAATGTGGAAGGAGTTTTACACAGAAAGGACACCTTAAAAGTCATTTGGTAACTCACACTTCAGTAAAACCTTTCACCTGCCCTCGATGTGAAAAAACTTTCTCATGTAAAGCAAGCCTTAAGAAGCACATGTCAATTCATGCTGGGATCAAGTcattcagctgctctcagtgtggaaggaGTTTTACACAGAAAGGACAACTCAAGATTCATTTGTTAACTCACACTTCATAA